In Bacillota bacterium, one DNA window encodes the following:
- a CDS encoding GNAT family N-acetyltransferase: MNNRGRKDLKYTNTGKNPGSSNTRNRNSYEHKIVSEETIFSHIHAGDRIFIGTGCGEPQYLVKKLAAYVEENPKAFYDTEIIHVWTLGVAPYTYDKFKHNFRHNSFFIGHNTRDAVNRGDADYTPIFLSDVPALFRRGLVTVDVALIQTSPPDDHGYMSLGVSADTVKAALEKASLVIAQINTRMPRVHGDTFIHVDDIDYAVLHDEELLEYNTFAPEDIVQRIGQNVSRIIEDGDTIQVGYGSIPNGILSCLDGKKNLGIHTEMLGDGIVALMKKGVVNNTLKTLNRGKTIASFCMGSRSTYDYIHDNPGIEFRTIDYTNNPLVIARHNRMIAINSALEIDLTGQSTAESIGDSFYSGIGGQSNFMRGAALAPGGKAVLVLQSTTTDGKVSRITPCIQEGAGITLTRGDIHYVVTEYGIAYLHGKNIRERAMSLIAIAHPRFRPWLIEEAKKRNLIYRDQAFITGKEGEYPHELETYRTTKDNRAIMFRPVKISDEPLIKNFFYSLSDDTMYKRFLSVRRDISHQELQKSFVVIDYTRGMVLLAVMEKDGIELIVGLAQYRIIEGTLDADVSIVVRDDHQNQGIGSALLFYIIQVAQKQGLMGFTADVLHNNAAVMRLIEKVGFKVKKRLEGGVYTVRAELQ; this comes from the coding sequence ATGAATAACAGGGGGCGGAAGGATTTGAAATATACCAACACCGGAAAAAATCCCGGGAGCAGCAACACCAGAAACAGGAACAGTTATGAACACAAGATCGTTTCCGAAGAGACGATCTTCAGCCATATACATGCCGGAGACCGGATTTTCATCGGCACCGGTTGTGGTGAGCCCCAGTATCTGGTCAAGAAACTGGCCGCCTATGTCGAGGAAAACCCCAAGGCATTTTATGATACGGAGATCATCCATGTCTGGACCCTGGGGGTGGCTCCGTACACCTATGACAAGTTCAAGCACAATTTCAGGCACAATTCTTTCTTCATCGGTCACAATACCAGGGATGCGGTAAACCGGGGAGATGCCGACTATACACCCATATTCCTTTCCGATGTGCCGGCGCTGTTCAGGCGCGGCCTGGTAACGGTGGATGTGGCCCTGATCCAGACATCACCTCCCGATGACCATGGCTACATGAGTCTGGGTGTGAGTGCGGACACCGTCAAAGCCGCCCTGGAAAAAGCATCGCTGGTTATCGCGCAGATCAATACACGCATGCCCAGGGTTCACGGCGACACCTTTATCCATGTTGACGACATCGATTATGCGGTCTTGCATGACGAGGAACTACTTGAATACAACACCTTCGCCCCGGAAGATATCGTGCAGAGGATCGGCCAGAACGTCAGCCGCATCATAGAAGACGGGGACACCATACAGGTAGGTTATGGCAGCATCCCCAATGGCATCCTCTCGTGCCTTGATGGCAAAAAAAACCTGGGCATCCATACGGAGATGCTCGGTGACGGGATCGTTGCCCTGATGAAAAAGGGGGTTGTCAATAACACCCTGAAGACGCTCAATCGTGGCAAGACGATTGCTTCCTTCTGCATGGGCAGCAGGTCAACCTATGATTATATCCACGACAACCCCGGTATTGAATTCAGGACCATCGACTATACGAACAACCCGCTGGTGATTGCCCGGCATAACCGGATGATCGCCATCAACAGTGCGCTGGAGATCGATCTTACCGGTCAGAGTACCGCCGAATCAATCGGCGACTCATTTTACAGCGGTATTGGCGGCCAATCAAATTTCATGCGCGGCGCTGCCCTTGCCCCCGGAGGCAAGGCGGTTCTGGTTCTGCAATCCACAACCACTGACGGCAAGGTCTCGCGGATCACTCCTTGCATACAGGAGGGGGCGGGTATTACCCTGACCAGGGGGGATATCCATTATGTGGTAACCGAATACGGGATCGCCTATCTGCATGGAAAGAACATACGCGAGCGGGCCATGTCGCTTATCGCCATTGCCCATCCCCGGTTTCGCCCATGGCTGATCGAAGAAGCCAAAAAAAGAAATCTTATCTACAGGGACCAGGCGTTCATTACCGGGAAGGAAGGGGAATACCCGCATGAACTGGAGACATACAGAACCACGAAAGATAACAGGGCGATCATGTTCCGTCCTGTCAAGATCAGCGATGAACCTCTGATCAAAAACTTTTTCTACTCGCTCTCGGATGATACCATGTACAAACGCTTTCTTTCCGTGCGCAGGGACATCTCCCACCAGGAACTTCAGAAATCCTTCGTCGTTATCGATTATACCAGAGGGATGGTTCTTCTGGCCGTGATGGAGAAGGACGGAATCGAGCTGATCGTCGGGCTGGCCCAGTACCGGATCATCGAAGGAACTCTGGATGCCGACGTCTCCATCGTCGTCAGGGATGATCATCAGAACCAGGGTATCGGCAGCGCGTTGCTATTTTATATCATACAGGTGGCGCAGAAACAGGGCTTGATGGGTTTCACGGCTGATGTGCTGCACAACAATGCCGCTGTCATGCGTCTGATCGAAAAAGTGGGTTTCAAGGTAAAGAAGAGGTTGGAAGGCGGAGTCTACACGGTCAGGGCCGAGTTACAATAG
- a CDS encoding amidase, with product MKERGVSMEVLDLDATAMAAKIATRELSSLEAVNIYVKQLKKVNPDLNCMVENRFEQARNEAKEIDAQLKEGTPGGRLYGVPISMKESFDVAGMVTSGGLLHRRNLVADRDADVVASLKKEGAIILGKTNTPVLCFCQETENKLFGRTNNPWNLERTAGGSSGGEGALIAAGGAAVGVGSDIGGSIRFPSHFNGVIGFRSGNGQVSSNGFFPGEDHPLQRRMQGIGALARSVRDARLIDEIIALRQPARRELDAFTLTMPLRQLFYPADRATLKALATVNEFLKSNFETIDEQPPYYHQSAVLWQLIMSINKAHGYARPAFEERPIRPMMEYLKEKIFRSSDLHWYFTWALCGAGLVGPGPQKTKKIGQIIAEGDPKVMAYLDHRLLVLPVYHTPAAPHGRVFRELFSLLMTYRRYIPFVAYANTWGLPALVVPVAENEDGLPIGLQIISRVGNEDAIFKLGEIIAEEFRGYRRAIHVG from the coding sequence ATGAAGGAGAGGGGTGTTTCCATGGAGGTGCTGGATCTGGATGCCACCGCGATGGCCGCGAAGATTGCCACCCGTGAATTGTCTTCACTGGAAGCGGTCAATATTTATGTCAAACAGCTGAAAAAGGTCAATCCCGACTTGAACTGCATGGTGGAAAACCGTTTTGAACAGGCGCGAAACGAGGCGAAAGAAATTGATGCGCAGTTGAAAGAAGGAACTCCCGGAGGGCGATTGTACGGTGTGCCAATCAGCATGAAAGAATCATTTGATGTAGCGGGAATGGTGACATCCGGTGGGCTCCTCCACCGGCGCAACCTCGTTGCCGACAGGGATGCTGACGTGGTTGCCTCCTTGAAAAAAGAAGGGGCGATCATCCTCGGCAAGACGAATACACCTGTGCTCTGTTTCTGCCAGGAGACCGAAAACAAGCTCTTTGGCCGGACCAACAACCCATGGAATCTGGAACGGACGGCCGGTGGTTCCAGCGGTGGTGAGGGTGCGCTGATCGCCGCGGGCGGGGCAGCGGTGGGGGTCGGGTCGGACATCGGCGGGTCGATCCGTTTCCCCAGCCATTTCAACGGGGTGATCGGCTTCAGAAGCGGCAACGGGCAGGTCTCCTCCAACGGTTTTTTCCCCGGGGAAGATCATCCCCTGCAAAGAAGGATGCAGGGCATCGGTGCTCTGGCCAGATCGGTACGTGATGCGCGCCTGATCGATGAAATCATCGCTCTGCGGCAGCCGGCAAGACGTGAGCTGGATGCATTCACCTTGACCATGCCTCTCCGGCAACTCTTTTATCCGGCTGATCGGGCCACGTTGAAGGCGTTGGCCACCGTCAATGAGTTCCTGAAAAGCAATTTTGAAACGATTGACGAGCAACCTCCCTATTATCATCAATCTGCAGTTCTGTGGCAACTGATCATGTCCATCAACAAGGCACATGGCTATGCCAGGCCTGCTTTTGAAGAACGCCCCATCCGGCCGATGATGGAGTACCTGAAGGAGAAAATATTCCGCTCATCGGATCTGCACTGGTATTTCACCTGGGCGCTCTGTGGTGCCGGCCTTGTTGGACCGGGCCCGCAAAAAACAAAAAAGATCGGGCAGATAATTGCCGAGGGTGACCCGAAAGTGATGGCCTACCTCGATCACCGACTGCTGGTTCTGCCCGTTTATCATACCCCTGCTGCTCCTCATGGCCGGGTTTTCCGGGAACTTTTTTCGCTATTGATGACTTATCGCCGTTATATACCCTTCGTTGCCTATGCCAACACCTGGGGCCTTCCGGCCCTGGTGGTTCCGGTTGCCGAAAACGAGGATGGCTTGCCCATCGGGTTGCAGATCATCAGCCGCGTCGGCAATGAGGACGCCATCTTCAAGCTGGGTGAAATCATTGCAGAGGAGTTCAGGGGCTACCGCCGGGCAATACATGTTGGATGA
- a CDS encoding DUF2225 domain-containing protein has translation MKLQSKAGVMRINRSVFFRKTFVCPICRNKFREYRIKKSRQRIIRVDTDFATHCDGPNPIYYTVSVCPVCGYSSTKNFTMPSSATHRKLRSVLLPSGEDFSGERTPELAILSFQRAIVCSVLNRERAVIRAGLYLQLAWTHRFADEEDEERINLENALKYYVEAYETDRDLTHQVPRMVYLIGELHMRLGRGREAIRWFDLLTTQYKDTAPHYVRMARERWQDFRGMHADS, from the coding sequence TTGAAACTGCAATCGAAAGCCGGGGTGATGAGGATCAATCGATCGGTCTTCTTCAGAAAAACATTTGTATGCCCGATCTGCCGGAACAAATTCAGGGAATATCGCATCAAAAAAAGCAGGCAGCGGATTATCAGGGTCGATACAGATTTTGCTACTCATTGCGATGGCCCCAACCCGATCTATTATACGGTCAGTGTATGCCCTGTCTGCGGCTACAGTTCCACCAAGAATTTTACCATGCCATCTTCGGCTACGCACAGAAAGCTCAGGTCGGTTCTACTTCCCAGCGGGGAAGATTTCAGCGGGGAACGCACACCTGAATTGGCCATTCTTTCCTTTCAACGGGCTATCGTCTGTTCTGTCTTGAACCGGGAGAGAGCGGTTATCAGGGCGGGACTTTATTTGCAACTGGCATGGACCCATCGTTTTGCCGATGAAGAGGATGAAGAGAGAATCAACCTTGAAAATGCTTTGAAATATTATGTTGAAGCTTATGAAACGGATCGCGATCTCACCCATCAAGTACCCCGCATGGTCTACCTCATCGGAGAACTGCACATGCGTCTCGGCAGGGGCCGCGAAGCGATACGCTGGTTTGACCTGTTGACCACACAATACAAGGATACTGCGCCGCATTATGTCAGGATGGCCCGGGAAAGATGGCAGGATTTTCGCGGAATGCATGCTGATTCGTGA
- a CDS encoding ATP phosphoribosyltransferase, producing MHMNKLKLGLPAGSLQNSTLEIFKKAGYNITLTERSYFPYIDDEEIDCILIRAQEIPDYVQEGVMDVGLTGKDWITETGADVMEVAELVFAKTGLRPVRLVLAVPQDSEINTIGDLGGKKIATELVETTRRYLKEKGIAATIVFSWGATEVKPPVLADAIAELTETGRSLKANNLRILETILVSTPRLVANRKSWEDPWKRKKIENMVMLLEGALLAEQKVALKMNVSADNLSRVMELLPALRKPTISNLFQEEWYAVETVAEEKEVKELICRLKEAGAEGIFEYPLNKIIP from the coding sequence ATGCACATGAACAAATTGAAATTGGGCCTTCCCGCCGGCAGCCTTCAGAATTCCACGTTGGAAATATTCAAGAAAGCCGGTTACAACATTACCCTTACGGAAAGATCTTATTTCCCGTATATAGATGATGAAGAAATTGATTGTATCTTGATTCGCGCCCAGGAGATACCCGATTATGTACAGGAAGGGGTCATGGATGTTGGCCTGACCGGGAAAGATTGGATTACCGAAACGGGTGCGGATGTCATGGAAGTAGCCGAACTGGTATTTGCCAAGACAGGCCTGAGACCGGTACGGCTCGTTCTTGCTGTTCCGCAGGATTCGGAGATCAACACCATCGGTGACCTCGGGGGGAAGAAGATTGCCACGGAACTGGTGGAGACCACGCGTCGTTATTTGAAAGAGAAAGGAATTGCTGCCACCATCGTCTTCTCCTGGGGAGCCACGGAAGTAAAACCGCCTGTTCTGGCCGATGCAATCGCCGAGCTCACCGAAACGGGGCGCTCACTCAAAGCCAACAACCTGCGTATTCTGGAGACGATCCTTGTTTCCACGCCGCGGCTGGTCGCCAACCGGAAGAGCTGGGAAGACCCGTGGAAGAGAAAAAAAATAGAAAACATGGTCATGTTGCTTGAGGGGGCGCTGTTGGCCGAGCAGAAGGTGGCCTTGAAAATGAATGTCAGCGCTGACAATCTGTCAAGGGTGATGGAACTGTTGCCCGCTCTGCGCAAGCCTACCATTTCCAACCTGTTCCAGGAGGAATGGTATGCGGTGGAGACTGTTGCTGAAGAGAAGGAGGTCAAGGAACTGATCTGCCGTTTGAAGGAAGCCGGGGCCGAAGGCATTTTCGAATATCCATTGAACAAGATTATACCTTGA
- a CDS encoding 2-hydroxyacyl-CoA dehydratase, translated as MTVSEMKRAKRHLQTTRKIKELLPRFFMRMMARKDENEPLAWCMVGIPPELLKVFDLLWEWPENFGTMCAASMIALDFIKTAEGEGYSPELCSYVTNTLGYCKKYVDTGEVPEAPLGGMGHPTMLLGSGFACEPRWKWFQTIATRYIDVPVYSSDPLAPPWDVDVDDPRIIEHYKEQLRRDLYGQIEFLEKQTGKKLDLDLLRELLKMSHEALKYWREVVYLRRAKPCPMGSTDYFSAIIPQMYMIGEPEAVEFYKEMYEEVKHRVDNKIGVLEEEKYRLIWFGLPPWYNLGMFNYLESLGAVVAFESPYNITEWMEYDISDPIEALVERTWSRARMIHAFGTETMPEICNPAVFGGITGGNLLKHLVDEFSLDGAIMHLTRSCRVMSFGQIHSKNRLAELGIPSLVFESDMADPRHWSDAQIKNRVQAFMETLEKSKKSK; from the coding sequence ATGACTGTCAGTGAAATGAAACGCGCCAAAAGACACTTGCAGACGACCAGGAAAATCAAAGAACTTCTGCCTCGCTTTTTCATGAGAATGATGGCCAGAAAAGATGAAAACGAGCCTCTGGCCTGGTGTATGGTGGGAATCCCCCCGGAACTTCTGAAGGTTTTCGACCTGCTCTGGGAATGGCCCGAAAATTTTGGGACGATGTGCGCAGCATCCATGATCGCACTCGACTTCATCAAAACAGCAGAGGGGGAAGGGTATTCGCCGGAGCTGTGCTCGTATGTCACCAACACTCTCGGTTACTGTAAAAAATACGTTGACACGGGGGAGGTTCCGGAGGCACCCCTCGGTGGGATGGGCCATCCTACCATGCTGCTGGGTTCCGGTTTTGCCTGTGAACCCCGCTGGAAGTGGTTCCAGACCATCGCCACCAGGTACATAGATGTACCGGTTTACAGTTCGGACCCGCTGGCTCCCCCATGGGATGTTGACGTCGATGATCCCCGCATAATCGAGCATTACAAGGAACAACTGCGCAGAGATCTTTACGGCCAGATAGAATTTCTGGAAAAACAAACCGGCAAAAAACTTGACCTGGACCTGCTGCGGGAGTTGCTCAAAATGTCACATGAAGCCTTGAAATACTGGCGGGAAGTGGTATACCTGCGCAGGGCAAAACCCTGCCCGATGGGATCTACCGATTATTTCAGCGCCATCATCCCCCAGATGTACATGATCGGTGAACCGGAAGCGGTGGAGTTCTACAAGGAGATGTACGAGGAAGTCAAGCACCGTGTTGACAACAAGATCGGTGTCCTGGAGGAAGAAAAATACCGGCTGATCTGGTTCGGTCTTCCCCCCTGGTACAATCTTGGCATGTTCAACTATCTGGAATCCCTGGGGGCAGTTGTGGCCTTCGAGTCCCCGTACAATATCACCGAATGGATGGAATACGATATCAGCGACCCGATTGAAGCACTGGTGGAAAGAACCTGGTCACGGGCAAGGATGATCCATGCCTTCGGCACCGAGACAATGCCGGAAATATGCAACCCCGCCGTATTCGGGGGTATAACCGGTGGGAACTTGCTCAAACACCTTGTCGATGAATTCAGCCTGGACGGGGCCATCATGCATCTGACCCGTTCATGCCGGGTAATGTCCTTCGGACAGATTCATTCCAAAAATCGCCTGGCTGAACTGGGGATACCATCGCTGGTTTTCGAGAGCGACATGGCTGACCCCAGGCACTGGTCGGATGCCCAGATCAAGAACAGGGTGCAAGCATTCATGGAAACATTGGAGAAATCAAAAAAAAGTAAATAA
- a CDS encoding 2-hydroxyacyl-CoA dehydratase gives MSELKGLARVAELSRNRSKRAEELKKEGKKIFGYICCFAPPEIIHAAGIVPYRITGIPGDTTSEVDSHLEPYGCSYVRNCYAQEMKGRLEFLDGLVVSHSCDMVQRLYGIWTYYRPLDYSRLVNYPHQLFSWSQDFYRRELVFFKESLEEYTGKKISEDMIRESIAVFNRNRALIRELYRMRGGDNPTLLSSELMDILVLGGVLPAEEFGELLEEVIEEVKNRPVKEPPRARIMVWGCIIDDPTFYRFIEEAGAQVVSDDTCIGTRTWNQDVPDLEDPYQALKEHYLVNFECPRTDRGPGCKRFDYIVDLARKFKADGVIGYTIAFCDPHQLDYPDLRDYLKEKGLPMLHIDDNYSFQPEGAIKTRIQAFVELLE, from the coding sequence ATGTCTGAACTCAAGGGCCTGGCCCGCGTAGCAGAGCTTTCCCGCAATCGCAGCAAAAGGGCCGAGGAACTTAAAAAAGAAGGTAAAAAAATATTTGGCTATATCTGTTGCTTTGCTCCGCCGGAGATAATTCATGCGGCAGGAATAGTGCCCTACCGGATCACCGGGATCCCGGGAGATACAACTTCCGAAGTTGACTCTCACCTGGAACCATACGGTTGCAGTTACGTCCGCAACTGTTATGCACAGGAAATGAAAGGGCGCCTGGAGTTCCTGGATGGGCTGGTTGTCTCACATAGTTGTGATATGGTCCAGAGGCTCTACGGCATATGGACCTACTACCGGCCGCTCGATTATTCACGTCTGGTAAATTATCCCCACCAGCTCTTCAGCTGGTCACAGGATTTTTACAGGCGGGAACTTGTTTTTTTCAAGGAAAGCCTGGAAGAGTATACTGGAAAAAAGATAAGCGAGGATATGATCAGGGAGTCAATAGCTGTATTCAATCGCAACCGCGCCCTGATCAGGGAACTTTACCGGATGCGCGGTGGCGACAACCCCACACTGCTCAGCAGTGAACTCATGGATATACTGGTCCTCGGCGGGGTTCTGCCCGCCGAGGAATTCGGGGAACTTCTGGAAGAGGTTATTGAAGAAGTAAAAAATCGCCCCGTGAAGGAGCCCCCACGGGCAAGGATCATGGTCTGGGGCTGTATCATCGATGATCCCACTTTTTATCGATTCATCGAAGAGGCGGGTGCCCAGGTGGTTTCCGACGACACGTGCATCGGAACACGGACCTGGAATCAGGATGTGCCCGACCTGGAGGATCCCTACCAGGCCTTGAAAGAGCATTATCTGGTCAATTTTGAATGTCCGCGCACCGACCGCGGCCCGGGCTGCAAACGTTTCGATTATATCGTCGATCTGGCCAGAAAATTCAAGGCGGACGGGGTAATCGGCTACACCATCGCCTTCTGTGATCCACACCAACTTGATTACCCCGACTTGCGGGATTACCTCAAGGAAAAGGGCCTGCCCATGTTGCATATTGATGATAATTACAGTTTCCAGCCGGAAGGAGCAATCAAAACCCGGATCCAGGCCTTTGTCGAACTGCTGGAGTAG
- a CDS encoding 4Fe-4S dicluster domain-containing protein, translating to MKKAMLFDTSKCTGCRACQVACKQWNQLPAEQTEFRGTYENPPAFSANTWTKIGFREYYNEELDKDQWIFTKLGCMHCTDAACIKACPAGAISHTDFGTVVIDDKKCIGCNYCVANCTFNVVGFDRVANVARKCTFCHDRLSNGEIPACAKTCPTGALTFGDRKEIISLAKKRRKELREGSFPKADIYGLEEVGGTGMLYILKEGKDNAEAKYGLPTNPRVPFAAYIWDYVFKPVRMVLVAALALALWANKSDSKKQPAAGQ from the coding sequence ATGAAAAAAGCCATGTTATTCGATACATCCAAATGCACGGGATGCCGTGCTTGCCAGGTAGCTTGCAAACAATGGAATCAGCTGCCGGCAGAGCAGACAGAATTCAGAGGAACCTATGAAAACCCACCTGCTTTTTCTGCCAACACCTGGACCAAGATTGGATTCAGGGAATACTACAACGAGGAACTTGACAAGGATCAATGGATATTTACCAAACTTGGCTGCATGCACTGTACGGATGCTGCCTGCATAAAAGCTTGCCCGGCGGGTGCGATCAGTCATACCGATTTTGGCACGGTGGTTATCGATGATAAAAAATGCATCGGTTGCAACTACTGCGTTGCCAACTGTACTTTCAACGTGGTGGGGTTTGACCGGGTTGCCAACGTTGCGCGCAAGTGTACCTTCTGCCATGACCGTCTCTCGAACGGTGAGATTCCGGCCTGCGCAAAAACCTGTCCCACCGGTGCATTGACCTTCGGTGATCGCAAGGAGATTATCAGTCTGGCCAAGAAAAGAAGGAAAGAACTCCGGGAGGGTAGTTTCCCCAAAGCCGACATTTATGGCCTTGAGGAAGTGGGAGGAACCGGAATGCTCTATATCCTGAAAGAAGGCAAGGATAATGCGGAAGCCAAGTACGGCTTGCCGACCAATCCGCGGGTTCCTTTCGCGGCTTATATCTGGGACTATGTCTTCAAGCCGGTAAGAATGGTTCTGGTTGCAGCTCTGGCGTTGGCACTCTGGGCCAACAAATCAGATTCCAAGAAACAACCGGCAGCCGGTCAGTAA
- a CDS encoding RnfABCDGE type electron transport complex subunit D yields MDKDLRLVTSPSPHLRSGETVSGAMRDVLIALLPVTVVSIILYKLNAVFLIAVCLVTAVLTELIFRKLLGKKSTLGDSSAMVTGLLVALCFGPGTAWWTAALATFIGVGLAKELMGGLGWNRYNPALFGRVSVILIVPLFQLVTSGFAPLKPYLGSIDTLTQATPLALLAQGEGMPSLLKVLIAHPGGALGETTALFVILGGLYLLRKGHISLHIPISIVATVFIIGLATIPTLGWEGPFYHVLTGGVLLGALFMATDWVTSPITTKGKIIFGIGIGLLLMIFRLWLAPTEGTAFSILIMNAFVPLIDRYTRRLKFGEVKEGGATVVPAKPVEKSS; encoded by the coding sequence TTGGACAAAGATTTAAGGCTTGTTACATCGCCGTCTCCACATTTACGTTCCGGGGAAACCGTATCCGGCGCCATGCGTGATGTACTTATTGCCCTTCTGCCGGTTACCGTTGTTTCCATTATTTTGTACAAACTGAACGCCGTATTTCTGATTGCGGTATGTTTGGTGACTGCGGTCCTTACAGAACTGATATTCCGCAAGCTTCTTGGAAAAAAATCAACATTGGGTGATAGCAGCGCCATGGTTACCGGTCTGCTCGTGGCTTTATGTTTCGGTCCGGGAACAGCATGGTGGACGGCTGCTCTGGCTACCTTTATCGGGGTCGGGCTGGCCAAGGAATTGATGGGGGGGTTGGGATGGAACCGTTACAATCCGGCTCTGTTCGGTAGGGTTTCGGTCATCCTGATAGTTCCCCTGTTCCAGCTGGTTACATCGGGCTTTGCTCCCCTGAAACCGTATCTGGGCAGTATCGATACCCTGACCCAAGCTACTCCCCTTGCACTTCTTGCTCAAGGCGAAGGAATGCCGAGTCTTCTTAAGGTCCTTATCGCACATCCGGGCGGGGCACTGGGTGAGACGACAGCGCTTTTTGTAATCCTGGGCGGGCTTTATTTGCTGCGCAAAGGACATATTTCCTTGCATATTCCAATCTCCATCGTGGCCACCGTATTCATCATTGGCCTGGCTACAATTCCCACCTTGGGTTGGGAAGGGCCTTTTTACCATGTTCTGACCGGTGGTGTTCTGCTCGGTGCTCTGTTCATGGCTACCGATTGGGTTACCAGCCCGATCACCACCAAAGGGAAAATCATTTTTGGTATCGGTATCGGTCTGTTACTGATGATTTTCCGGTTATGGCTTGCCCCCACCGAAGGGACGGCTTTTTCGATCCTGATCATGAACGCTTTTGTTCCGCTTATTGATCGTTACACGAGAAGGCTCAAGTTTGGTGAGGTCAAGGAGGGCGGGGCAACGGTCGTTCCCGCCAAGCCGGTGGAGAAGAGTAGTTAA
- the rsxC gene encoding electron transport complex subunit RsxC, producing MTPKTFERGAFISHYKEFTEHKPITTIPLPDEVVIPLHQHTGAPCSAMVEVGDKVKTGQKIGSSDAFVSAPIFSSVDGEVIAIEPRPYFTGTNVNAVVIKVAPEQEEPQWKDNDISKVSADQIKEYIKEAGIVGMGGAAFPTHVKLSPPRSIDAVIINACECEPFLTCDHRNMLEMPEALIEGTKLIAKTVGAPMIYYGIETNKGDAMEVIRNRISREKNMEVVELDVKYPQGAEKQLIKAVMDREVPPGKLPFDVGVVVQNVATAIAVYEAVRYEKPLYERVLTVSGDGIARPGNIKARIGTCIDHIIEQCGGIKAMGQAKVIMGGPMTGWAQTRLDIPITKGSSGILVFGTEMIAETEHEACVRCGKCVDHCPMGLYPNYIGTYAETGRYELAEEWGAIDCFECGVCVYVCPSNRPIVQFVRETKQYLAAKKK from the coding sequence GTGACACCGAAAACGTTTGAACGTGGGGCTTTTATTTCACACTACAAGGAATTCACAGAACATAAACCAATAACGACCATACCTCTGCCCGATGAAGTGGTAATTCCCCTGCACCAGCATACAGGGGCACCATGTTCAGCCATGGTCGAAGTTGGGGATAAGGTAAAGACAGGGCAGAAAATAGGTTCCAGTGATGCTTTTGTCAGCGCGCCTATTTTTTCCAGCGTGGATGGCGAGGTAATTGCCATTGAACCACGGCCGTATTTCACGGGAACGAATGTCAATGCGGTGGTAATCAAGGTGGCTCCCGAGCAGGAAGAGCCCCAGTGGAAGGACAATGACATCAGCAAAGTCAGCGCTGACCAGATCAAGGAGTATATAAAGGAAGCGGGAATTGTGGGGATGGGAGGAGCGGCTTTCCCTACTCATGTCAAATTGAGCCCTCCCCGATCCATCGATGCAGTAATCATCAACGCTTGCGAATGCGAGCCTTTCCTGACCTGTGACCATCGCAACATGTTGGAGATGCCCGAAGCATTGATCGAAGGTACCAAACTGATCGCCAAAACGGTTGGTGCTCCCATGATCTATTACGGCATCGAGACCAACAAAGGCGATGCCATGGAAGTGATCAGGAACAGGATTTCCAGAGAGAAAAACATGGAAGTTGTTGAACTGGATGTCAAATATCCACAGGGTGCCGAAAAACAGTTGATCAAGGCTGTAATGGATCGTGAGGTACCCCCCGGCAAACTGCCGTTTGACGTAGGCGTTGTCGTGCAGAACGTGGCCACGGCAATTGCTGTTTACGAGGCTGTCAGGTATGAAAAACCCTTGTATGAAAGGGTCTTGACCGTGAGTGGCGACGGGATTGCCAGGCCGGGCAATATCAAGGCAAGGATAGGGACATGCATCGATCATATCATCGAACAATGTGGCGGAATCAAGGCCATGGGCCAGGCGAAGGTAATCATGGGCGGACCGATGACCGGCTGGGCGCAGACCCGTCTTGACATACCCATCACAAAAGGCTCCAGCGGTATACTGGTATTCGGTACGGAGATGATTGCTGAAACCGAACATGAAGCTTGCGTACGCTGCGGAAAATGTGTTGACCATTGTCCGATGGGACTCTATCCGAACTATATCGGCACATATGCAGAAACCGGCAGATACGAACTGGCGGAGGAATGGGGTGCCATAGACTGTTTCGAATGCGGGGTCTGTGTTTATGTCTGTCCTTCAAACAGGCCTATTGTGCAGTTTGTGCGCGAAACCAAGCAGTATCTGGCCGCCAAGAAAAAATAA